One window from the genome of Cryptococcus deuterogattii R265 chromosome 10, complete sequence encodes:
- a CDS encoding imidazoleglycerol-phosphate dehydratase, producing MSERVASVERTTSETHISCTIDLDHIPGVTEQKINVSTGIGFLDHMFTALAKHGGMSLQLECKGDLHIDDHHTAEDCALALGEAFKKALGERKGIKRYGYAYAPLDESLSRAVIDISSRPYFMCHLPFTREKVGDLSTEMVSHLLQSFAFAAGVTLHIDSIRGENNHHIAESAFKALALAIRMAISRTGGDDVPSTKGVLAL from the exons ATGTCTGAACGTGTTGCCTCTGTGGAAAGGACCACCAGCGAGACGCATATTTCTTGCACGATTGATCTCGACCATATCCCGGGCGTCACTGAGCAAAAGATCAATGTCAGCACCGGTATCGGGTTCCTTGACCAT ATGTTTACAGCGCTCGCAAAGCACGGCGGCATGTCTCTCCAATTGGAATGCAAGGGCGATCTCCACATTGATGACCACCACACGGCGGAAGACTGTGCTTTAGCGCTTGGCGAAGCGTTCAAAAAGGCActtggagagagaaagggtATCAAGCGATACGGATACGCTTATGCCCCTCTTGATGAA TCACTTTCAAGGGCTGTGATTGATATTTCTTCCCGGCCGTACTTTATGTGCCACCTCCCTTTTACTCGTGAAAAAGTTGGAGATT TATCAACCGAAATGGtctctcaccttcttcagtcGTTTGCCTTTGCTGCCGGTGTAACCCTTCATATCGACAGCATTCGAGGCGAAAACAACCACCACAT CGCCGAATCGGCTTTCAAAGCCCTTGCTTTAGCCATCCGAATGGCGATCAGCAGAACCGGCGGCGACGACGTCCCTAGTACCAAGGGTGTGCTTGCGTTATAA